A portion of the Cryptomeria japonica chromosome 5, Sugi_1.0, whole genome shotgun sequence genome contains these proteins:
- the LOC131876348 gene encoding uncharacterized protein LOC131876348 yields MSSQGTSQDNMEIHSHSENDSEYEPENEGGDHGADPGAQSSSMASAAASTGCPSELLAPYARGHFDPKSPLKQFASQISVQGTASHSSGGTRKWKCNICDREWFGSISRVNAHFLFWRGKGVKHCKFLEEPKNIQYRIEFNRLWGVPDDTNISMPTTLSARASLHDSRNVPVPHTYHASQAGGMMFGSPSTSTSTVARTGKRKLHTPQSNPIADMFNVQLRDEIDESIGNFFFANGIPFHVSRSPYYRKMIDMVAKGGPSYVPPGETKMRTSILDKSYSKINILMEKMKACWVALGCSIVMDGWTNISHRPLINIMVTCAEGPYFLRAVDCTGHRKDADFQFQVLREAIEEVGPQNVVQVVTDAAYVCRAAGRLVEAAYRHIWWTPCCVHAMNNALKDMGKIDWIRGVVTDARDVQMFICNHHISHALFRTFAKKEFLKPVETRYASYFILLERMIELQEALQLMVMTNEWNRWAEAKTEQGRRVKEIVKSDVFWTDTKYIVSIISPVFQVIRYGDGDAPNLGEVYECIDSMLGQMRAAVRVKDPSLAFYNEQIRPIIQSRWDKLNTPLHMAAFALNPKWYKARPGRTTPIEDDEVKAGFFRCIEKMFDSRDAGTIRTEWGRFATLRGYSDAAKMDIDIMAQEDPLLWWKCHGPKSLTTTLAIRLLSQVSSSSAAERNWSTYSFIHSLKRNRLTSKRAEKLVAVHSALRLIDRKTLMYKESPAARWDVEPEEPSQIDEDDPTTSDAGLVGVSLRDLDPQESSSSSEEEFADD; encoded by the coding sequence atgagctcccaaggcacgaGTCAAGataacatggaaatccattctcatagtgagaatgattcagaatatgaacctgaaaatgaggggggtgaccatggggctgatcctggagcccaatctagttctatggcaagtgcagcagctagtacaggttgcccttcagagttgttggcaccatatgctaggggtcattttgatcctaagtctcctctaaaacagtttgcttcacaaatatcagtacaaggcactgcatcacattcaagtgggggaacaaggaagtggaagtgcaatatttgtgacagagaatggttcggtagcattagcagggtgaatgcacactttctattttggagaggaaaaggcgtgaaacattgtaagtttttggaggaacccaaaaatatacagtacagaattgagtttaacaggctttggggggttccagatgacacaaatatttcaatgcctactactttgtctgctagggcatcacttcacgacagccggaatgtgccagtgccacatacttatcatgcttcgcaggcgggaggaatgatgtttggatctccatctacttccacttctactgTTGCCAGGACTGGGAAACGTAAGTTGcatacaccacagagcaaccccattgctgatatgtttaatgtgcagctgagagatgagatagatgaatccattggcaatttcttctttgccaatggcattccatttcatgtttcacggtctccttattataggaagatgatagatatggtggccaagggaggaccatcttatgtgccaccaggggagacgaaaatgaggacctcgatcttggataaaagctattccaagatcaatattttgatggagaagatgaaggcatgttgggtggcattggggtgcagcatagttatggatgggtggacgaacattagccatcgtccactcatcaacatcatggtcacatgtgcagagggcccatacttccttagagcagttgattgtacagggcatcgtaaagatgctgatttccagtttcaggtcctcagggaggctattgaggaggttgggccacaaaatgtggtccaagtagtgacagatgcagcatatgtgtgtagagcagcagggagactcgttgaggcagcctatagacacatttggtggaccccatgttgtgtgcatgccatgaacaatgcactcaaggacatggggaagattgactggattagaggagtggtcaccgatgcgagagatgtgcagatgtttatctgcaaccaccacatttcacatgcactattcaggaccttcgcgaagaaggagttcttgaaaccagttgagactagatatgcatcctatttcattctcttggagagaatgattgagttgcaagaggcattgcaactcatggttatgactaatgagtggaataggtgggctgaggccaagacagagcaggggagaagggtgaaggagatagtgaagagtgatgtgttttggactgatacgaaatacattgtctctatcatttctccagtattccaggtgatcagatatggggatggggatgcacctaaccttggagaggtgtatgagtgcattgactctatgcttggccagatgagggctgctgtgcgagtgaaggacccctctctagcattctacaatgagcaaatccggcctatcattcagagtagatgggacaagttgaacactcctttgcatatggctgcctttgccttgaatcctaagtggtacaaggctagaccgggtagaacgacaccgattgaggatgatgaggtgaaggcaggtttctttaggtgcatagagaagatgtttgattccagagatgccggcacaatacgcactgagtggggaagatttgccactcttagaggttattcagatgcagcaaagatggatatagacattatggcacaggaggacccacttttgtggtggaaatgtcatggcccgaaatctttgaccaccactctagccatccgtctgctatcccaggtttccagttcttcagctgctgagaggaactggtctacatatagcttcatccactctcttaagaggaacagacttacctctaagagagcagagaagcttgtggctgtacatagtgctttgcgtctcattgaccgcaagacacttatgtacaaggagagtccagcggcacgatgggatgtagagccagaggagccttcacagattgatgaggatgatcctaccacttcagatgcagggctagttggtgtgagcttgagggaccttgatcctcaggagtccagcagttccagtgaggaggagtttgcagatgattag